A region from the Vicia villosa cultivar HV-30 ecotype Madison, WI linkage group LG3, Vvil1.0, whole genome shotgun sequence genome encodes:
- the LOC131656378 gene encoding gibberellin 2-beta-dioxygenase 8, which yields MDSYPPILRHQNNQPQTITDPNPNPIQDSDPVPTIDLKHLNHKNLDEACKEWGLFRLVNHGVPITLMEQLQDVTKQVFSLSFETKQEACNESPISYFWGTPALTPSGEALSKGTQNINWVEGFDVPLCKLDQFQHQVASLETIRLLLVDYATHLSRIATTLFEAMAKNLDLNLKDTKSYLAENTGIVRVYRYPRTDAGWGMEVHTDSSVLSILNQDDHVSGLQVLKDDQWLTVKPVSNTLVVNLGDMMQAISSDTYKSVSHRVKVEKDIERISICYFVFPGEDAVIESSKYKPFTYNDFRAQVQQDIKDLGHKVGLARFHLNQDS from the exons ATGGATTCTTACCCTCCAATTCTCCGCCACCAAAACAACCAACCACAAACCATAACGGATCCTAACCCTAACCCGATTCAAGATTCGGATCCTGTTCCAACCATAGATCTCAAGCACTTAAACCACAAGAACTTGGATGAAGCTTGCAAGGAATGGGGTCTATTTCGTTTGGTGAACCATGGAGTTCCAATAACCCTTATGGAACAGCTTCAAGATGTAACCAAACAAGTGTTTTCTTTGTCTTTTGAGACCAAACAAGAAGCATGCAATGAAAGTCCTATCTCATACTTTTGGGGTACTCCTGCCCTAACTCCATCTGGAGAAGCTTTGTCAAAAGGAACTCAGAATATCAATTGGGTTGAAGGCTTTGATGTGCCATTGTGTAAGCTTGATCAATTTCAACATCAAGTTGCTTCACTTGAGACCATAAG GCTTTTGCTAGTGGACTATGCAACCCATCTATCAAGAATTGCTACAACTTTATTTGAAGCAATGGCTAAGAACCTTGACCTGAATCTCAAAGACACAAAGTCCTATTTAGCTGAAAACACCGGCATCGTGCGTGTGTATCGCTACCCACGCACCGATGCTGGTTGGGGCATGGAGGTTCACACCGATAgctcagtcttgtccatattgaaCCAAGACGACCATGTGAGCGGCCTTCAAGTTCTCAAAGACGATCAATGGCTAACCGTGAAGCCCGTTTCCAACACATTGGTTGTCAACCTTGGTGACATGATGCAG gcTATTAGCAGTGACACATACAAGAGTGTGTCACATAGAGTGAAGGTGGAGAAAGATATAGAAAGGATCTCAATATGCTACTTTGTGTTTCCTGGTGAAGACGCTGTGATTGAGAGCTCCAAGTACAAGCCCTTTACTTACAATGATTTCAGAGCACAAGTGCAACAAGACATCAAAGATCTTGGGCATAAAGTTGGGCTTGCAAGGTTTCACCTCAACCAAGATTCTTAA
- the LOC131662195 gene encoding PHD finger-like domain-containing protein 5A, protein MAKHHPDLIMCRKQPGIAIGRLCEKCDGKCVICDSYVRPCTLVRVCDECNYGSFQGRCVICGGVGISDAYYCKECTQQEKDRDGCPKIVNLGSAKTDLFYERKKYGFKKR, encoded by the coding sequence ATGGCCAAACATCATCCTGATTTGATCATGTGCCGTAAGCAGCCAGGAATTGCTATTGGCCGATTGTGTGAGAAATGTGACGGCAAGTGTGTGATTTGCGACTCTTACGTGCGTCCATGTACACTTGTCAGGGTCTGCGATGAGTGCAACTACGGATCATTTCAAGGTCGATGTGTCATATGTGGAGGAGTAGGAATTTCGGATGCTTACTACTGCAAGGAATGCACACAGCAGGAGAAAGATAGGGATGGTTGCCCCAAAATTGTTAACTTAGGGAGTGCCAAAACTGATTTATTCTATGAACGGAAGAAGTATGGTTTTAAGAAACGATGA